The Alphaproteobacteria bacterium US3C007 genomic interval TGACCACCGCCTGCGATTTTGGCACAAGAGCGCCGTCAACATAGATCAAAATGTGATCATTGCGCGCATCCTCTTCGGCCTGATGCGTGGTTTGTGCGTCATCCATGGCGCGATGCCCCCTCGCCTGCTTTGCAAGCTGCCAAAACAGCCATGTTCAGAATATCTGTTGCTGTGGAAACCGACGCGCATATTTGTATGGATTGATCCACGCCCGTAAGAATTGGTCCGATCACCGTGGCGCCAGCCATTTCCTGCATCAGTTTCACCGATATGCTTGCCGAATGGCGTGCTGGCACCACCAAGATGTTGGCCGGCCCAGTCAGCCGCGAAAACGGATAATGCGCCTGCGCTTGCGTATTCAGCGCCACATCAACGGTCATCTCGCCTTCATATTCGAAATCAACGCCGCGCGCATCCAGCACTTTCGGGGCTAAAGCAAGCTTTTCAGCCCGCTCTGATACGGGATAGCCAAATGTGGAAAAGCTCACAAATGCCACGCGCGGCTCTAGGCCGAAGTCGCGGGCCACATCAGCGGCGCGTTCTGCAATATTTGCCAGATCCTCGGCTTCGGGCCATTCATGCACCAAAGTATCCGCGATCAAAACGATCCGACCCTTATGCAACAGCGCCGTCACCCCCGCCGCCCCATGTTCGGCATCTGCGTCAAAAACATGGTTGAGCAGCCCCATCACATGCGCTGATTTGCGCGTTACCCCCGTCACCAAACCATCGCCATGGCCATGCGCCAGCATCAAAGCAGAGAAAACATGACGGTCGCGGGTTGCCAGGCGGTGAATATCGGCATTGTCAAAACCTTTGCGTTGCAAACGCTCGAACAAGAAGGATTTATACGCATCAAGATGCTCGGTATTAGCGGCATTCACAACGTCAAGCTCTTGCACGGCATCGCCCATCCCGGCCGCATCAAGCTTCGCCGCAACATCATGCTGGCGGCCCACCACCAACGCTTTACCAAATCCCGAGCGCTGATACATCACCGCGGCGCGCAACACCCGCGGATCATCGCCCTCGGCAAAGATCATCCGAGCCTGCGCGACGCGCGCGCGCTCGGTTATTCCGCGCAAAATGCTGGCGGTTGGATCCATCCGGGTTTTCAGCGACAGCTCATAACCTTCCATATCGATAATCGGGCGCCGCGCGGCCCCGGTATCAATACCCGCTTTCGCCACTGCAGGCGGTATGCGATAAATAAGCCGCGGATCAAACGGAGTTGGAATGATATACTCCCGGCCAAAGGTTAATTTTTGTCCATAGGCCATCGCCACTTCATCAGGTACATCCTCGCGGGCCAGCGCGGCCAAAGCCTGCGCGCAGGCTATTTTCATTTCATCATTAATCGCGCGCGCATGGATGTCTAAAGCCCCGCGAAATAAATATGGAAACCCTAAAACATTATTCACCTGATTGGGGTAATCGCTGCGCCCTGTGGCAACGATTGCGTCTTTGCGCACGGCATGGGCCTCTTCCGGTGTGATTTCCGGATCCGGATTGGCCATCGCGAAAATCACCGGGTTTGGCGCCATTGATGCCAGCATTTGCGGTGTGACTGCGCCTTTCACCGAAACCCCCAAAAACACATCGGCATTTTGCATCACCTGATCAAGGCTGCGGCTTTCTGTTTTCACCGCATGGGCCGATTTCCACTGGTTCATCCCCTCGGTACGGCCTTGATAAATCACACCTTTGGAATCGCAGACAAAACAATTTTGGTGCTTTGCACCCATCGATTTAAGCAATTCGATACAGGCAATTCCAGCCGCACCAGCGCCGTTTAAAACAATTTTGACATCTTCGATCTTCTTCTTGCTGATATGCAGGGCATTGATTAGGCCTGCGGCACAAATCACCGCGGTTCCATGCTGGTCATCATGGAAAACCGGGATATCCATTTCCTCTTTCAAGCGCTGTTCAATGATAAAACATTCCGGCGCCTTGATATCTTCGAGATTGATACCGCCAAAACTAGGGCCCATTAACTTCACCGCTTTGCAAAACGCATCGGGATCCTCTGTATCCAGCTCAATATCGATGCTGTTCACATCGGCGAACCGTTTGAACAGAACCGATTTACCTTCCATCACAGGTTTGCTGCCCAGCGCGCCAAGATTACCCAACCCCAAAACCGCCGTGCCATTTGAAATAACCGCAACCAAATTGCCTTTATTTGTATAATCATAGGCAAGCTCAGGGTTCTCGGCGATGGCTTCACAAGGCACCGCAACGCCAGGTGAATAGGCGAGCGATAAATCACGTTGGGTCATCATCGGAACCGTGGCAGATACCTCCCATTTTCCCGGGGTTGGTTCGAGATGAAAGGCCAACGCCTCTTCCCGCGTGATTTTCATTTTCGCCATTTTGCACCCTTTTGCGTATGAACCACTGTTATCATGCGTTTTTTAGCACACATCAAGATCGTTTTCGGCTTTCCCCTCGCGCTGCCTAAAGATACGCTGGAGGGCAAGGTAAAACCCTAAGGAGACAAACCCGTGACGCCGATGATGGCCCAATATCTTGACATCAAGGCACAATATCCTGAGGCCCTGCTGTTTTATCGCATGGGTGATTTTTATGAGTTGTTTTTTGAAGATGCAGTGGCGGCTGCAGAAGCGCTGGATATTGCCCTCACCAAACGCGGCAAACATCTCAACGCGGATATTCCAATGTGCGGGGTGCCGCATCACGCCTCAGAAGGGTATTTGCTGACGCTGATCCGAAAAGGCTTTCGTGTGGCGGTTTGCGAGCAGATGGAAAGCCCTGCCGAGGCAAAAAAGCGGGGCAGTAAATCGGTTGTAAAGCGCGACGTGGTGCGCCTTGTAACACCTGGAACACTAACCGAAGACAGCTTGCTTGAGGCGCGGCGGCATAATTTTCTGGCCTCATTTGCGCAGATACGCGATGCCTCAGCGCTGGCTTGGGTGGATATTTCTACTGGTGATTTTAGCGTCAGCACCCTGCCTTTGGTATTGCTGGGGCCCGAATTGGCGCGGCTGGCACCTTCAGAGGTACTTTTATCGGAAAAGTCTTTTCAAGATTTAGAAACTCTCATTGAGGAAAGCGGCGCGGCACCGACGCCGATCAGCGCCAGCAGTTTTGACAGCACATCGGCAGAAAACCGGCTGCTCAAAACGTTTAAACTGGCCACGCTTGATTCGCATGGAGGGTTTTCAAGGGCGGAATTATCAGCCTTGGGTGCGATTGTTGATTATCTAGACA includes:
- a CDS encoding NADP-dependent malic enzyme yields the protein MAKMKITREEALAFHLEPTPGKWEVSATVPMMTQRDLSLAYSPGVAVPCEAIAENPELAYDYTNKGNLVAVISNGTAVLGLGNLGALGSKPVMEGKSVLFKRFADVNSIDIELDTEDPDAFCKAVKLMGPSFGGINLEDIKAPECFIIEQRLKEEMDIPVFHDDQHGTAVICAAGLINALHISKKKIEDVKIVLNGAGAAGIACIELLKSMGAKHQNCFVCDSKGVIYQGRTEGMNQWKSAHAVKTESRSLDQVMQNADVFLGVSVKGAVTPQMLASMAPNPVIFAMANPDPEITPEEAHAVRKDAIVATGRSDYPNQVNNVLGFPYLFRGALDIHARAINDEMKIACAQALAALAREDVPDEVAMAYGQKLTFGREYIIPTPFDPRLIYRIPPAVAKAGIDTGAARRPIIDMEGYELSLKTRMDPTASILRGITERARVAQARMIFAEGDDPRVLRAAVMYQRSGFGKALVVGRQHDVAAKLDAAGMGDAVQELDVVNAANTEHLDAYKSFLFERLQRKGFDNADIHRLATRDRHVFSALMLAHGHGDGLVTGVTRKSAHVMGLLNHVFDADAEHGAAGVTALLHKGRIVLIADTLVHEWPEAEDLANIAERAADVARDFGLEPRVAFVSFSTFGYPVSERAEKLALAPKVLDARGVDFEYEGEMTVDVALNTQAQAHYPFSRLTGPANILVVPARHSASISVKLMQEMAGATVIGPILTGVDQSIQICASVSTATDILNMAVLAACKAGEGASRHG